The genomic region TGTTTGAAGTTCATGCTTGGACCCGTGGGATGGACAGGAAAACGACGTCCGGCACATCCCTGCGCGACGCGTTCAAAGTGCGTGAGAATCCTGGGTCGGAAATGTTTCCGTAGCATTAAGGTTGTCGCATCGTCCCGGCGCTCCATCGACTTTGTCGCGCGTGTCACGGCGATGAAACAGGACCTCGATATACAACCGGGTTTGCATGTTCCATCCGTTGGGAGTTGCCGTATGCACCTGAAGCTGTTGTCCGCCCGGTCCGGCATTGCCGTCGTTCTCACTCTTGCGGTATCCGGTCTGCTGACAGTGCAGATTCCAGTGCAGGCCGAGGCGCGCATGCCGCAGGCGCGCACCCTCGAACCGAACACGCTGGTTCCGAAGGGCGTGATGCGTTACGCGCCCAGCGGTTTCCCCGAGCGCGTCGTGGCCTCGCCGGCGCAGGATGCTTCCCGTGGTTTCGCCGTTGCTTGGCGCACCGATGTCACGGTGGGAGCGCCGGTGCTGGAATGGGTCGTGGCCGGCGATTCACCGGACATGGGCATCCCGAACAGTGTCGTTGCCGCCACTCACGCGCTGGAGACCGAGAACGGCACCGCCCATCACCACCGTGTCGATGTCGGAGGCCTGCAGCCGGACACCCTGTACGCCTACCGCGTGCAGGGCGACCGTACCTGGAGTCCGTGGTACCAGGTGCGTACCGCCGCGGAAGCCGGCGAGGCGTTCGAGATGCTGTATTTCGGAGACACGCAGAACAAGAACGCCAGCCTGACCACGCGCGTCATGCGCGAGGCCGCGCGCCATGCCCCGCACGCGCGCCTGGCGTTGTACGCCGGTGACCTCGTGAGCGGCGGCGATGGCGAGGACGACAACGAATGGGGTGAGTGGTTCGATGCCACCGACGTGATCTCGCCGTCCATCCTGACTGCGCCCGCGCCGGGCAACCACGAATACTTCGAGGAATATGAGGACACACCGCAGGAACGCCGCGTACTCGGCAAACACTGGCCGGTGCAGTTCGCGTTGCCAGCCAACGGCGCGCCGGGCGTGGAACTCACCACCTACTGGTTCGACTTCCAGGGCGTACGGGTGGCGGTCATCGACGGTACCTCGGCGCTGGACCTGGGCACCGCGCAGGCACAGGCGCGATGGCTGGAAGGCGTGCTGGCCTCCAACCCGAATCGCTGGAGCATGGTGGTCACCCACCAGCCGTTCTACTCGCCGCGCGAAGGCCGCGACAACGTCCTGCTGCGCGAGCACCTGCTGCCGGTGATCGGAAAGCACAAGGTCGACCTGGTATTGCAGGGCCATGACCACACCTACGGCCGGCGCGGTCCCGACGACGGCGCCGGCACACCGGTGTTCACCGTATCGGTCGTCGGCGCCAAGCAGTACCGCCTCTCCGACGAGGCCAGGGCGACGATGAAACCGGTCGGCGAGGACACCCAGCTGTTCCAGGTCATCCGTGTCGATGGCGGGCGCCTGCGCTACGAAGCCCGCACCGCCACCGGGCGCCTGTACGACGCCTTCGAGCTGATCGATGAAGGAAAGGGTGGCAAGCGCCGGATCGAGATCGAGCCCGGTCGCATCGACGAACGCTTCTGCGCCCGCGAGCAGACCCTCAAGGGCCGCAAAGACCGTTGCTGGGAGTGATGGGCGTGAACGGTTGCCGCTATGGGTGGTGTGTCGTGGTCCTCGGGCTTATGTGGTCGTCGTCGATGGCCGTCGTGGCAGCGTCCGAGCCTGTTCGCCATCCTTTGCATGCCGCACAACCGGCGGCCGCACCGGACGAGATGCTTCTGGCCGTGGAGATCCCGGCTGGCAGCTCGATCAAGTATGAGATCGGCGGGGACGGACTGATCCGCGTCGATCGATTCCTGTCGATGCCGATGGCCTATCCGGCCAACTACGGTTCCATTCCACGGACACTGGGTGGCGACGGTGATCCGCTCGATGCGCTGGTGCTGACCCGCGTCCCGCTGCATCCGGGCACGTTGATCGCGTTCAGGCCCATCGGCTATCTGAAGATGCTCGACGGAGGCGAGCGAGACGAGAAGATCATAGGCGTGCCGACGGAACGGATCGACCCTTCGTATGCCGACATCCGCGATCTGTCGGACCTGCCGGAGATCGAGCGCCGGCGCATCGAAGCGTTCTTCCGCGTCTACAAGGACCTCGCGCAGGGCGGGAACCTGGTGCAGCTGGAAGGGTTCGCGAACGCGTTGGAAGCCCGGAGCCTGATCGAACGCTCATTGCAGAGTTTTTCGCGCGCTGCGGTCGACTGAAGCCGTCCGCGGCAACGGGAACGGATCAGTCCGGTTCCGTATTCGGTGGCAACTGCAGCCCGCGAGCGGCGGCGCGCCGTTTCCAGCGCTGGCGCGCCAGGTGCCGCATGTCGGTAACGCGATCCATCTCATCGACGATTTCGTTGCCGAGCAGGGTTTCGACCACGTCCTCCAGGGTCACCAACCCCTGGGTATCGCCGTACTCGCCAACCACCAGGGCGATCTGCTGGCGCCGATCGAGCAGGAACTCCAGCAGATTGGACAGTGGCATGCTGTCGGGTACCGATGGCAACTCGCGGCTCAGGGTGTGCAGCGCTCTGCCACCTTCATCGTTGGCCTCCGCCTGCAGCATTTCGTCCTTGAGCACGAACCCGGTGATGCCGTCCATGTCGGCGGCGTAGATCGGGATTCTGGAGAACGGATCCGCAGACGTGGTTTCCA from Lysobacter alkalisoli harbors:
- a CDS encoding fibronectin type III domain-containing protein, which codes for MHLKLLSARSGIAVVLTLAVSGLLTVQIPVQAEARMPQARTLEPNTLVPKGVMRYAPSGFPERVVASPAQDASRGFAVAWRTDVTVGAPVLEWVVAGDSPDMGIPNSVVAATHALETENGTAHHHRVDVGGLQPDTLYAYRVQGDRTWSPWYQVRTAAEAGEAFEMLYFGDTQNKNASLTTRVMREAARHAPHARLALYAGDLVSGGDGEDDNEWGEWFDATDVISPSILTAPAPGNHEYFEEYEDTPQERRVLGKHWPVQFALPANGAPGVELTTYWFDFQGVRVAVIDGTSALDLGTAQAQARWLEGVLASNPNRWSMVVTHQPFYSPREGRDNVLLREHLLPVIGKHKVDLVLQGHDHTYGRRGPDDGAGTPVFTVSVVGAKQYRLSDEARATMKPVGEDTQLFQVIRVDGGRLRYEARTATGRLYDAFELIDEGKGGKRRIEIEPGRIDERFCAREQTLKGRKDRCWE
- a CDS encoding inorganic diphosphatase, whose protein sequence is MWSSSMAVVAASEPVRHPLHAAQPAAAPDEMLLAVEIPAGSSIKYEIGGDGLIRVDRFLSMPMAYPANYGSIPRTLGGDGDPLDALVLTRVPLHPGTLIAFRPIGYLKMLDGGERDEKIIGVPTERIDPSYADIRDLSDLPEIERRRIEAFFRVYKDLAQGGNLVQLEGFANALEARSLIERSLQSFSRAAVD